ATTATGGTCAGATTCATCTGCTCGTCAACTGTGCGGGAGTTGCACACCAAGCGCCCTTTTTGAAATCTCAACTCCCGGATGTGCAGCAAGAAATCGCGATTAATTTAATGGGAATGTACACCATGACTCGTCTGGTTGCTCGACGTATGGCAACCCAACGGGAAGGAACCATCGTGAACGTTTCTAGCTTGATGGGCAAAATTGCCGCGCCGACAATGGCGACTTATTCAGCTACCAAGTTTGCGATTTTAGGATTCACCCAAGCCTTGCGCGGCGAACTCGCTGACTATAATATCCGGGTGATGGCTTTGCTGCCATCTTTGACCGACACTGACATGGTGCGAGAATTAAAGTGGTTTCGCTGGGTAGTGCCTACGACTTCTCAAAAAGTTGCTCAAGCACTCGTCACTGGACTGCAAAAGGAATCGCCAGAAATTTTGGTGGGATGGCAAAGTCATTTAGCTGTGTGGTGCAATCGCATTGCACCTTGGCTGCTAGAGAAAGTTTTACTGCTAGCAGCACCCCTGTCGAAGTATAAACAAAAGCGCTACCACAGACTCCGAGAGGCTGGAATAATTTCGCATTAAAGTCTGTTATCAACAGGGAAATCTGATTCCAGAGTAGAGACGCGATTAATCGTGTCTCTACTTTAGCTGTGAAATTTATTTCCA
The nucleotide sequence above comes from Coleofasciculus sp. FACHB-T130. Encoded proteins:
- a CDS encoding SDR family NAD(P)-dependent oxidoreductase; the protein is MNIQGKTALITGASRGIGRAIALELAQQGAKRLLLVARDADRLAEVAAEVEALGVEAAILPLDLAQIVEVNIAIAQAWRDYGQIHLLVNCAGVAHQAPFLKSQLPDVQQEIAINLMGMYTMTRLVARRMATQREGTIVNVSSLMGKIAAPTMATYSATKFAILGFTQALRGELADYNIRVMALLPSLTDTDMVRELKWFRWVVPTTSQKVAQALVTGLQKESPEILVGWQSHLAVWCNRIAPWLLEKVLLLAAPLSKYKQKRYHRLREAGIISH